Genomic window (Ananas comosus cultivar F153 linkage group 16, ASM154086v1, whole genome shotgun sequence):
AAAAATACATGAAGGCGACGCTAAAAAATAGACGGATAATTAAGAAAATTGAACATCATCAGTATTGCAAGCCAGACACAACACTGTAAGCAATTACGAACAAAGGATTCATATCCACAATTCCAACAATTGCATAGTTATGTTCTATGAATATCTTTAACCATCTTCGGTATCCACACCACAGAAAGTTTGGAAATTGATGCCGAGCCCTAAATCTGACATTGTACAATTACACATCCATATATATGCATAGTTAcacagagaacaaaaaaaaaattatataatgcGTCATTAATAATGatcttaatttgtttgatcATATGTGAACGGACGAACCAAAACATGAACAATTTGGAGATAGTTGACATCTTAACCCATTATTAGATTAACATATTACATTGACTCAGAACAAGCCATTTTTAGTTAGACTACGCATATAACTAACTCGTCAAACACCATAATGAAACAATCTAAATTACctgaaataaaatgaaataccGAAGCATTAACCTGCATTCGATCCAAAATTTACACTACACAAACAGATCTCTCAACAAGCCAATTCATAATCAAACACCGCTATTCACATTGCTAATATAATCAATCACATTCAACCCAGATCCAAATAAAATCACACGAAAAACACAAAACACGATCGAATCACGATCTAATCCATCAAAATACCATCCGACCATCGAATTCCCTCCGAAATTTAATCAGAAAAAGCACAAAAACACGCAAGACACGATGAAACCCCACGAAATCCGATCAAACCCCACCCAAATGTAGATCAAATCGAGCCGGATCGGATCGAAATCCTCAGAGGTGACGAAGAAGAGGTATACCTGAGGAAACGACGCGCTCTGAGCCCAGACGCTCCCGTCGTGGCCGACGATCGCCGCGGCCGTGAGATGCTGGCCGTCGATGTCGCACATGAGGTGCTCGTCAACGTACGTTTGCCACGACAttgtctcctcctcctcctcctctccctctctctcctcttcttcttcttcttcctcctctcccccctctctctctctctctctctctctcacgcgcaCACTCTCTTCGCTCTCCTTTGTGGTTTCGCTCgctatttaaatttagttttttagtatttttttgttttttttaatggagagagagatgaataTAATAAAgtgtttataaatataaatagtgggggaggagaggagaaTGGATCACACGAGTCGTGCCCAACCACTCATTCAACCCGATTGAATAAGTGCCCTTCAAGTCCGGCTTTCATGTAGGGGCAAGCTCCGACCGTTCATCTACTTTGCCCCCGGATTTCACACAAATTACGAAAATGTGCCCTTCCCTCCCCGAGAACTTTTTATCCTGGGTTTGGTGCACCACGTCACCCGTGAACCCCATAGGCCATAGCCacattttttaggaaaaacttcaaataccacccccaTTACTTTTGTACTTTTATACTTTAGTACTCTCTAGTTTAAAGTGTGTCATTTTCgtatcttgtgattttatttttttctttttgttattctttcaactatttttttcgttaaatcaataataaatgtaaaattaaaattaaggagtactaaagtaaatatttgataaactataggtgaGGTGTTTGAGATATTTGATgtatttttgtatatgattCAACAAAAAGTTAATGGAGGGgctgacaaaaagagaaaaataaaaccacatgatactaatttgtacactttaaaccacaagatactaaagtgagaaagtgcgaaaccactggagtggtatttgaagtttatccttttttttatttgagtttttatgctctattcaattaaaagttttaatttgatttgatctaattttatttactaaaatttcTACAGATATAAcgtagtttttaattttattagtaaaaaccacttaattgaaaaaaaaaaaaatagaagaaaaggagTGTCAATTAGAAAATACATATAACGGAGAGGGGATTTCCATACCAGGTGTTCAACTGTTTAAATATAAACATTTTATTtggtaattaaattaaataataacatGATCCGGTAATGTTTGATGTTTAATTGAATTGagattaaaatgttaaaatagtAGTAATTTCGACTCCATGGAGCTTAGGATTGAACAGAAAAAAGGAAGATTATGTTAGAATTTGATTTGATTACTACTAATTAAACTCCAATAGTTATCTCCGCAATTACTACAAGTTCCATGTAAAAATTTAtgtgtaatatttaaaaactgGTAGCAAAGCGGGCACAAAATTTTCAACGGTCGATATCAGAGTGAATAGTGCAATCTCAATGAGTCCGAGATCACACAAATTTGAGATTCATAAGATCGTCTAAATAACCGATCGTCACTAGCGCAAATAACAAAAGACTTAATGATTGGTATTCaagatcccaaattcgaatcataattgattcacatttctagctaaacttatttctaaataaaataatctctgaaaaaaaaaaaagatcgttgaaataaaatttatatttctttgaACATTACTGAAGGGGAATGAACTGTTCAGAATGAGCAACAACAGAGTTCAAAAAAACTTGGCATCATCACGGACATATGTAATACTAAGATAGCACATGTTGAAGGAACATCAATAGATCTACAATTAATAACTAGTGCCAAATACCGCGCAGTTCGAGATGAATGTACATACATTATAAATTACCCagaaaatattacaatataCCGCACCCGCAAGGACAAAATTCTTTACGGCCATCTTTTTCATACATTTTGCTCGGTGGAAAAGCTCATAAATCGAGTAGCTTCCGAAGCCCATGATGGTCTTTTAGAAGACGTTACGGAGAATAGCAAGAACGCAAAGGGGCAACGTGGCGATTAGGCCTTTGACTAGTTGCGATGCGGTAGAGCCTTGCGCTCTTGACGAAACAGGGGAAGCTGTAGAATTCGCGCTGCTCATTTTGCTGTAAAAATATGGAAAAAGAGGCCTTCGttagttaaaattatatgaatagGATGCTTAGCATAAAGATAAAGTGCGAGATCTTTACATACCCAGAAGTTAGATAGATGCAAGAATCATAACCTgcggaagaaaagaaagagaaagcatGAGAAAGGTTGCTAGACCATGTTTGACATTTTGCATTGTGTTAGAGCAAAAGTTCCTAGATTTGAATTTGTTAACAGCTTAAGTGAAAATCTTGTAATGTGCAACCTCTTATCACGAGATTTCCCACTTACTTGGGTctttcgtagttctcactcccgcACCACCAAAGCTACAAGCCACATCAGTCGCCCCATTCTGCTGGTAATAGCTATTAAAAGCGTAGGAGGCGTGAGAAGCCAAAGTATCAGGCTGGTAACAAGGCTGGCTCGGCTGAATAGGAGAGCAATCAACATTCCCAGACCCACAAGCCCAATTCAACGCATTCTGCAAATCTGCCTCCGAGGCATTACTTGAAGCCACACACCACGTCTCGTTCGAACTCGTAATATTGGCCCCTGTCGCGATATCCACATTTCCTTTACCCGTCCAATCGAGACTGTACACACTAGTCTGGTCAGGGTAAAATAGCCCCCAATTCCTCTCGGATTCCATCCCGGGTTTCCTATTCTCATTGAACAGTGAAAATAAGTAGACGTCGATCTCCTCCCCAGGCTTTGCGGGAGTTCCCGTGTCATTAATCACATGGCGTATCAGATTAGTGTTGTAAGTTTGTGCATTATCTGCGGTCGCCGCTGTCTCTCTAGCCGCACCCTTACTGGGCCACCCGGTTTCCGTGACCATAATCTTCAGAGTCTTGAAGTTTAGCGCCATGAGTGCGAAGAAGATGGAATCCAATTGGGCATCGAACAAGTTCGTGTAAACCAATCCCGTATTGGGATCGATGACATTCGGAGCCGTCGGCGAGAACAACGCATAGCTTAAGGAAACATTGCTAGGCGAGTCTCTATAGGCATAATAGGGATAAATATCCACCATGAAAGGGGATTGATTCTCCACGAGGAACTCCAACATGGGCTTAAGAAAATACGCGTAGCTACTATTAAAGGCTCCGGCAGAAGGCGGGAACGACCGAGAAAGAATTCCCAGCGAATGAGTGCTCGAGACTCTGATTCTCTTATGCAGCCCAACTTTCTTTAAAGCCGTGAGAACATTAGTCATCGCCGGGACGACGAGGGCGGATACATTATTCGGGCTTTCGGTCACTTCGGCGCCCACGGTGATGTAGGTGATCGCGGCGGCAGGGTAGTAAGGGAGGATGCTGTTTTTAAGCCAAGTGTCGACGTTCGATTGGTACTGAGCGAAAGGGAGGAGGTCGGAGTTTGGGACGCCGACCATGAGCTCCACGCCGGTGTTGGCGAAGGCCTTGATGACCTGGATGTTCGAGTCGTAGATTCTGACGTATTTGATGGAGTGCTGTTGGACCAATTGGGCGACCTTGTCCGGGGTCGGAAGGTCGTCGGCATTGCGCCCGTAACAAACCCCAATTTTGCTACATTCCGAGAGCCCTGCAACACCAACATGTGAGTTGAATTTCTCCAAATGCAAAGGTTTAATGAAGATTTTAGCAGAGTGGACTAAAATGGGAGAGACAGAAACAAAGGTAGGGTTTTGAGAATGCTTTGTACTATCTACATTCTAACTACATACATTCTAACAACATACAAGTAGAagcattaaattaaaacttattttatttgcttGGAGAAGCGGAGAGTATAAAATACATTGCTTGTAGAGTACTCATTCCTTTGCTCCACAAAGCACTTTGTCTCTTAATGGGACTACAACGAATCAACTAATAAACAaaccataaaccctaaaaccaacATTGTTACCATCAAAACATTAATTGCATGTACTACACACATCATCACATACATTGCTCGTAGATTACTCGGTTCGAAGATCACAAACCAACTACTTACTCAACCTgcaataaaccctaaaacccagTACTTTATCTCCAAATCTCTCAAAGGAgggtgaaaataaaattttaaaaaaattgtggagTCGACTCACCAACGAAGAGCGAGAAGAGGAGGATCGGCACCGCAACAGCGACCCCCATCGCCATTAAAGAAGCTTAAGGAGAAGCTTCGAAGCTTTTAGTTACtactgcttcttcttcttctttttcttcttcttcttcttctcggaACCCTAATAAGGGGCGCATTCGCGCACGCTTCCGATTCGATATTTTTCGACCGTTGTCCGAAGCTCGAGAGAAACGTACGGTGGTGAGCTGGCGACGCAGTGGAGTGAAGCGGAGAGTGGAGAGTGGTCGGATTTGAGGCGGGGTTATCAAATGCAGTTTAgaggccggggctcgcgtcCGGAAATGCGAGGGAACAGTGCAAATAACTGCCTACACCCGGTGTAGCTGGTGTATAGTTCGCCTCGTGCAGAGCATACCTATAATATATTTGGAATGAtgatgctactatactatcaataatactAAGCATTGGATGCTATCGaatttttagccgttggatgAGGAACGTGCGGTTAGAATTATAGTGGTCTtcggttagaataatagtgattcCCTAAAATTGAGTGGatggtttgttgaatagtatatagTCTAAcagatagaaataaaaataatcaatgagtagatctaatggcaaaaaatttgatagtaccaagagcttaatactatcgatagtatagtagccgaactcatatATTTGTTATGATTAatatcttaaaaattaaaatttattttaattaggaATTACTTCGTTCAAAGACggtaataattcaaaaatattttataatttatatttgaaatgataaaCTTATTACTAATTTATCAAATCATTTTGGTTGGAATGTAGTTAGAAACCagctaatatattattattaataaactataaataattttcattaAGCATCGAAATACGAACATCTTCTGATATCTTTTATAACtattcaatttaatttgaatggtaataatttaaatatctttaGTAGAAAATATGTAGGATTACTAGAATATTATAAACTGTGAAAGAAACTACGCCACTATAATCCATGCTAACTAAAacattatataataaatgataaacttcaaaaatcgaTGCCACAATGTattggattttaattttgagattccTCTtatagtattttcttttt
Coding sequences:
- the LOC109721884 gene encoding glucan endo-1,3-beta-glucosidase 13 — encoded protein: MAMGVAVAVPILLFSLFVGLSECSKIGVCYGRNADDLPTPDKVAQLVQQHSIKYVRIYDSNIQVIKAFANTGVELMVGVPNSDLLPFAQYQSNVDTWLKNSILPYYPAAAITYITVGAEVTESPNNVSALVVPAMTNVLTALKKVGLHKRIRVSSTHSLGILSRSFPPSAGAFNSSYAYFLKPMLEFLVENQSPFMVDIYPYYAYRDSPSNVSLSYALFSPTAPNVIDPNTGLVYTNLFDAQLDSIFFALMALNFKTLKIMVTETGWPSKGAARETAATADNAQTYNTNLIRHVINDTGTPAKPGEEIDVYLFSLFNENRKPGMESERNWGLFYPDQTSVYSLDWTGKGNVDIATGANITSSNETWCVASSNASEADLQNALNWACGSGNVDCSPIQPSQPCYQPDTLASHASYAFNSYYQQNGATDVACSFGGAGVRTTKDPSYDSCIYLTSGKMSSANSTASPVSSRAQGSTASQLVKGLIATLPLCVLAILRNVF